The Nocardia sp. NBC_01503 sequence CGCCAGTCCGAGCACCCAGCGGAAGCAGACCTGCCCGAAGAAGTACAGCGCCACACCCCCGGAGAGTGCCAGCGCCGCAGCGGTACTCGCCGGTTCGTTGCCGTGCGCGATGGTCATGCTGATGCCCGCGGCGGCGAGGATGATTCCGACCAGCAGCGCGTAGAAGGCGTAGTCGTAGGCCGCGACCGAGGCGCGGGTCCGCTCTGCGGTGGGCAGCGATTCCAGGACGTGTTCGCCGCGTTCGTCGTCGATGCCGAAGAAGGCCCACCACAGCACGTAGACCAGGGTGAGTCCGAGCGCGACGGTGGCGACCAGCGGGACCGTGATGTCCTGTCCGGCGAGCCCGGTGCCGATGGCCACCACTGATTCGCCCAGCGCGACAATGATGACCAGGCCGTGTCGTTCGACGAAGTGACTGACCCGCACCACGAATCCGCCGCCGTGGATGATGTACGGCGAGACGATCTGCACGCCGAAGGCCAAGGCCCACAGCAGATATCGCGGCCAGCCGTGAATAAGTCCGCCCGCCAGTACGAGGCCCGCCGAGACGGCGTTGAACGGGGCGATCCGCAGAATCGCGGAGGCGCCGGCGGAGCCGGAGGTGGCGAACATGGCCGCGTGTACCGCCACGATCAGGAGGTAGGCGAGGCCGAAGGCCAGGCCCGAACCTCCGAAGGCTCCGGGAATGGCCAGGGCGAGGACGAAGAATCCGAACATGCCGACCAGCAGCCAGGTTCGGCGGTTGGAGCTGTTCGGTGCGACCTCATTGGTGAGCCAGACATATCCGGCGTACATCCACCAGATGACGCCGAACATGAGCGCCACCTGCGCGAGCGCCTCCCACCCGGGGTGATGGGTGAAGGCATGGGTCAACTGGGTGATGGTGAAGACGAAGACGAGGTCGAAGAAGAGTTCCAGGGTGGAGGCGCGTACCTGGCCGCCCTCGGTAGCGTCCTCGGCGGCATTGGGATAGTCGCTGGTCACGCCGGAGAGCGTAAAGGTTCGGCGCGCCATTCACCATTCCGACCAGCCGGTATATCGGAACTTCTTCGGGGTCACCTCGGGGTCGATTCGGTTGCGAGATGGGTGCGCTACCCGATGTGCCGCGCGGCCCGGACTTCCTACCGTCGACCCATGGCGGTTCCCAGGTCGCGGATGCGGCGAATTCTCTTGATTCT is a genomic window containing:
- a CDS encoding low temperature requirement protein A; the protein is MTSDYPNAAEDATEGGQVRASTLELFFDLVFVFTITQLTHAFTHHPGWEALAQVALMFGVIWWMYAGYVWLTNEVAPNSSNRRTWLLVGMFGFFVLALAIPGAFGGSGLAFGLAYLLIVAVHAAMFATSGSAGASAILRIAPFNAVSAGLVLAGGLIHGWPRYLLWALAFGVQIVSPYIIHGGGFVVRVSHFVERHGLVIIVALGESVVAIGTGLAGQDITVPLVATVALGLTLVYVLWWAFFGIDDERGEHVLESLPTAERTRASVAAYDYAFYALLVGIILAAAGISMTIAHGNEPASTAAALALSGGVALYFFGQVCFRWVLGLARPWLRLVAAVAVLATAPIGVVWVAWAQLAILVVVGYGFVILDDVLSIRDGQGGKYLARTHLDTLHARRPRG